Proteins found in one Mycobacteriales bacterium genomic segment:
- a CDS encoding YetF domain-containing protein, translating to MDVVWRATVVYAFLFLFTRALGKRELAEMSAFELLVLVTIGDLVQQGVTQEDFSVTGSVLAVSTFGFLALIGSYVSFRLPRTRPVLEGRPVVVFHRGQWLDEVLKVERMTRAEVREAARKQGIADLAGVSIGVLEPDGRFSFVTGDGEQHEPDEKKAG from the coding sequence ATGGACGTCGTCTGGCGCGCCACCGTCGTCTACGCGTTCCTGTTCCTCTTCACCCGCGCGCTGGGGAAGCGCGAGCTGGCCGAGATGTCGGCGTTCGAGCTGCTCGTGCTCGTGACGATCGGCGACCTGGTCCAGCAGGGCGTGACCCAGGAGGACTTCTCGGTCACGGGGTCGGTGCTGGCGGTCAGCACGTTCGGGTTCCTCGCGCTGATCGGCTCGTACGTGTCGTTCCGCCTGCCGCGGACCCGTCCGGTCCTCGAGGGCCGGCCGGTCGTGGTGTTCCACCGCGGGCAGTGGCTGGACGAGGTGCTGAAGGTCGAACGCATGACCCGCGCCGAGGTCCGCGAGGCCGCGCGCAAGCAGGGCATCGCCGACCTCGCGGGCGTCAGCATCGGCGTGCTGGAGCCGGACGGGCGGTTCTCGTTCGTCACCGGCGACGGCGAGCAGCACGAGCCCGACGAGAAGAAGGCCGGCTGA
- a CDS encoding Ig-like domain-containing protein encodes MSAVRLAARLAVPALVVGQLLVLAPPAHAASTPWRFSPRQSATFYINANSLAAGYATCPSGYIPIGGGIESVSDMGSFERVAEYRNGAQYVVIGHNYSASLMSVTVAASCALDSQVGSLTLVSGDFGSNASGLGGGTVTCPTGMLAITGAADWNFIGSNNRRVDLMSPSTNGQGWYAAGWSPVSSSLHVEAYCAPAGWIGVTPVVSTTYFSVSYERPGQGLCPPGTRTGSGGLILSGNDGVPTPGTWRGETHVSYPSTNTTYWTSSSHIEAGTRGTWVTWCLPASRPVVTITQHPPARSNDLTPTFAFTATEPTGEAMSISCHIDEGPVYDGCPSDGTPKEFLGQSLPDGQHVYYADATNTSGQHVWASYAWVVDTTAPTATGPAASPAITAPLSVTFNEPVTGVSASSFQVRVTGQSTVLAGTVSVGASGTTASWTPASPLVPGESYTVSLGSPIADVAGNALAPVTFAVRASGVVQNTSPALRESWDRDTASAASGGAYIVSNLSGTSATWRVAVAAGQTVAVHGVRLPTGGYGDVYLDGVKKATLSFYASSPAYQVKLWTSAALAAGTHSVQVRVLGTKPSGSQGTDVALDHLRNGTTTVAETAAVQAFRRVATTAASGGSYDVVTHRGDAGGAPSYSLTFKGTAVKLYVTKSAGSGSARIYVDGVGKATVSLSSGSTQYQQLAFSLAGLSSTTRHTILVVAAGTTTGATSAVAVDYLSVT; translated from the coding sequence ATGTCCGCCGTACGTCTCGCCGCCCGTCTCGCCGTGCCCGCGCTCGTGGTGGGCCAGCTGCTCGTGCTCGCGCCGCCGGCGCACGCCGCGTCGACGCCGTGGCGGTTCTCGCCGCGACAGTCCGCGACGTTCTACATCAACGCCAACAGCCTGGCGGCCGGCTACGCCACGTGCCCCAGTGGATACATCCCGATCGGCGGCGGCATCGAGTCGGTCAGCGACATGGGCTCGTTCGAGCGGGTCGCGGAGTACCGCAACGGCGCGCAGTACGTCGTCATCGGCCACAACTACAGCGCCAGCCTGATGTCGGTCACCGTGGCCGCCAGCTGTGCGCTCGACTCGCAGGTCGGCTCGTTGACGCTGGTCTCCGGCGACTTCGGCTCGAACGCCTCCGGGCTCGGCGGCGGGACGGTGACGTGCCCGACCGGGATGCTCGCGATCACCGGCGCCGCCGACTGGAACTTCATCGGTTCCAACAACCGCCGTGTCGACCTCATGTCGCCCAGCACGAACGGGCAGGGCTGGTACGCCGCCGGGTGGAGCCCGGTGTCGTCGTCGCTGCACGTCGAGGCGTACTGCGCGCCCGCGGGCTGGATCGGCGTCACGCCGGTAGTGAGCACGACGTACTTCTCGGTCAGCTATGAGCGTCCCGGCCAGGGGCTGTGCCCCCCAGGCACGCGGACGGGCTCGGGCGGCCTCATCCTGTCGGGCAACGACGGGGTCCCCACCCCCGGCACGTGGCGCGGCGAGACGCACGTCTCCTACCCGAGCACGAACACGACGTACTGGACGTCGTCGTCGCACATCGAGGCCGGGACGCGCGGTACGTGGGTCACGTGGTGCCTGCCGGCGAGCCGGCCCGTCGTCACGATCACGCAGCACCCGCCGGCGCGGTCCAACGACCTGACACCGACGTTCGCGTTCACCGCGACGGAGCCGACCGGCGAGGCCATGAGCATCAGCTGCCACATCGACGAGGGGCCCGTCTACGACGGTTGCCCCTCCGACGGCACGCCGAAGGAGTTCCTCGGCCAGTCGCTTCCGGACGGCCAGCACGTCTACTACGCGGACGCGACGAACACGTCGGGCCAGCACGTCTGGGCGTCGTACGCGTGGGTCGTCGACACCACCGCACCCACGGCGACCGGACCCGCGGCGAGCCCGGCGATCACCGCGCCGCTGTCGGTGACGTTCAACGAGCCGGTGACCGGCGTCAGCGCGTCGTCGTTCCAGGTCCGCGTGACCGGCCAGTCGACGGTGCTCGCGGGGACCGTGTCGGTCGGCGCGAGCGGCACCACCGCATCCTGGACGCCGGCGTCGCCGCTCGTCCCCGGTGAGTCGTACACCGTGTCCCTCGGGTCGCCGATCGCGGACGTCGCGGGGAACGCGCTCGCGCCCGTCACGTTCGCGGTCCGCGCGTCGGGCGTCGTGCAGAACACGTCCCCCGCGCTGCGCGAGTCGTGGGACCGCGACACGGCCTCCGCCGCGAGCGGCGGCGCGTACATCGTCAGCAACCTGTCCGGGACCAGCGCGACGTGGCGGGTCGCCGTCGCGGCCGGCCAGACCGTCGCTGTGCACGGCGTGCGCCTCCCCACGGGTGGCTACGGCGACGTCTACCTCGACGGCGTGAAGAAGGCGACCCTCTCGTTCTACGCGTCCTCACCCGCGTACCAGGTGAAGCTCTGGACGTCGGCCGCGCTCGCGGCCGGCACGCACAGCGTCCAGGTTCGGGTGCTCGGCACGAAGCCGTCCGGCTCGCAGGGCACCGACGTCGCGCTCGACCACCTCCGCAACGGCACCACGACGGTCGCGGAGACCGCCGCGGTCCAGGCGTTCCGGCGAGTGGCGACGACGGCGGCGTCGGGCGGGTCGTACGACGTCGTCACGCACCGCGGCGACGCGGGCGGCGCGCCGTCGTACTCGCTGACGTTCAAGGGCACCGCGGTCAAGCTCTACGTCACCAAGTCGGCGGGCAGCGGCAGCGCGCGCATCTACGTCGACGGCGTCGGGAAGGCGACCGTCTCGCTCTCCTCGGGATCGACGCAGTACCAGCAGCTCGCGTTCTCGCTGGCCGGGCTCAGCAGCACGACTCGCCACACGATCCTCGTGGTCGCGGCCGGTACGACGACCGGAGCCACGTCCGCCGTCGCCGTCGACTACCTCTCGGTCACGTAG
- a CDS encoding Type 1 glutamine amidotransferase-like domain-containing protein, with translation MKLLLTSSGVSNASIRDALVRLLGKPIEESTALLVPTGIYPFGVGPVMAARLVRGEAPTPLAELGWASVGLLELTALPSIDRDVWLPGVEAADALLVWGGDPVYLSHWLRESGLTDVLPSLDRLVYVGTSAGAIATARTFGETYTEPLTHSAPVLSSEEVAFGDVGMTFVTAAGAGFVDFTVIPHLDNPNHGSASMANARTWAARLPVPTYAIDDATALLVVDGTVEVVSEGAWRLFPPA, from the coding sequence ATGAAGCTGCTACTCACCTCGTCGGGCGTCAGCAACGCGAGCATCCGCGACGCGCTGGTCCGGCTGCTCGGCAAGCCGATCGAGGAGTCCACCGCGCTGCTCGTGCCGACGGGGATCTACCCGTTCGGCGTGGGGCCGGTGATGGCGGCGCGGCTCGTCCGCGGCGAGGCGCCGACCCCGCTGGCCGAGCTCGGGTGGGCGTCGGTGGGCCTGCTGGAGCTCACCGCGCTCCCCAGCATCGACCGGGACGTCTGGCTGCCCGGCGTGGAGGCCGCGGACGCGCTGCTGGTGTGGGGCGGCGACCCGGTGTACCTGAGCCACTGGTTGCGCGAGTCCGGCCTGACCGACGTCCTGCCGTCGCTGGACCGGCTGGTGTACGTCGGCACCAGCGCCGGCGCGATCGCGACGGCGAGGACGTTCGGCGAGACGTACACCGAGCCGCTCACGCACAGCGCCCCCGTGCTCTCCTCGGAGGAGGTGGCCTTCGGGGACGTCGGCATGACGTTCGTCACGGCCGCGGGCGCCGGGTTCGTGGACTTCACGGTGATCCCGCACCTGGACAACCCGAACCACGGCAGCGCGTCGATGGCCAACGCGCGGACGTGGGCGGCGCGGCTACCCGTGCCCACCTACGCCATCGACGACGCGACGGCACTCCTGGTGGTCGACGGCACGGTGGAGGTCGTGTCGGAAGGCGCCTGGCGGCTCTTCCCGCCCGCGTGA